The sequence CAAATGCCGTGACAAACGCCgaatatattcaacttattataacaACAACTcaggttcaattatttatcgcgATCTACTCTACTCAATGACCAGAgatagccgatgcaacaaatgacgatacaattgacttaccggcgttgatAACAATTTACTTCTGGGACTTTtggataataaatatcacatgaacaatattattactttagtataacaaaatacaaattatccaaattaaatgaactttaactatttaataactttattaaggcaactgggccagaacaatttactcaaaaataatcaaggacaacaacacgtcctaCCTTTAAAAAATCCCGGTCCactctgattatttttccttGATTTTCCCGAGGGAGGGATATCAATCATGTGTTATCCCCTCTCATGACCTCGGAccataaattttcaatcaaaacaaaataatcaaaatcattGAACGACGTGAGTTATGTTTTCATAATAAACTAAAcaatatttaacaaaacataataataatttcaatgcaCCACGTGActggagaaaaatattaattttattcccaCTACATCGAATTACTTTCACTTCCATCGATATATTTATGCATGCTCTACACAAACGCGTGGTAATTACGACCATCATCAACATCATAATGATAACCATGATCACTACtatgatatttataatcacCATCGGGTTCATCGTGATAACTATCATGATCATCATGATCACCATCATGATCAGCATCATGATCACCATGATTACTATGATGATTATCATGATCATCATGATCACCatcattatgattatgatCACCATCATGATCATCATAATCACAATCACGATCATTGTGATCACCATCATGGACTACATCACAATCATCATGATTACCAACGTGATCACCAACACGATCACTATCATGATCACCTTTATTAAGATCATTATCACTATCATGATCATCACGATCACCATCACTTTCATCATGATCATTATGACTACCACCACGATCATCATGAACATCATGACGATCACCATGATCTCTACTATGATAATCATAATCACGATCGTGATCATCATGATCAATATCATGATCACCATGCTCACTATCATGATCATTACCATGATCATCATGATCACCATCATGGTCACCGTCATGATCGTCATGGTTACCATCATGATCATTGTGATCACTATCATGGACTACATCACGATCATCATGTTTACCAACGTGATCACCAACACGATCACTATCATGACCACTCTCATTAAgatcattattactatcatgATCACCATCCTTATCATTATGATCAacatcataatcatcataatCACCATCATGATCATTATAATCACCATCATAATCGACATCATGATCATCATTATCGACATTATGAGCAACATAATCGACATTATAATCCACATGCACACCATCATGACCATCGTGATCACCATCACGATCACGATCAAGAACATCATGGTCACCATCACgatcatcatcaacatcatGATGATCACCATGATAACtattatgatatttataatcacCATCAGGTTCATCGTGATAACGATCATAATCATCATGATCACCATCATGATCAGCATCATGATCACTATCATGATTATCATGATCACTATCATGATTATCATGATCATCATAATCACAATCACGATCATTGTGATCACCATCATGGACTACATCACGATCATCATGATTACCAACGTGATCACCAACACGATCACTATCATGATCACCTCTATTAGATCATTATCACTATCATGATCATCACGATCGACATCATTTTCATCATGATCATTATGATGATCACCATGATCACCACTATGATAATCATGATCACTATCATGATCATCATAATCACAATTATGATCATCATGATCATCATCACGATCATCCTGATCATCATCACGATCATCACGATCCTCATAATCACTATGATGATCCCCATGATCACCACCATGATTATTACGATGattatcataatcatcatgATCACCATCATGATCACCAATATGATTATCATGATCACTATCAGAGTGAAATCTCCtgatttatatacaatttatacctaagaaaccaataaagtataattaacgcaataattgaataaattcttacatgtaaacaaacaataattacaataacaatgtcagatgagacgtgtgagcagcgtatGCTGCCCTCTATTGCTTACCGATAagatgcgagactgccgcgatacataaatatcataaaacatTATCATAACATCATCATAACCATCAtgatcatcatcgtcatcatcctAATCACCATCAAGATCATTATGATGATCGTGATCACCATGATGATCACTATGATCACCACCATGATTGTCATGATCACCATCATAATCATCATGAACACCATCATGATCACGATAATGATTACCATCATTAGCCCAATCATGATCACCATCATAATCAGGATAATGATCGCCATCATGATCACGATCATGATTACCAGCATGATTATGATCATGATCACTATCAGGATCAACATCATAATCACTATCATGATCATCATGATCACCATCGTGATGATCAGGATCATCATCACGATCATGATCATTATTATGATCATCATGATCAACATCACGATCATCGTAATCACTATGATGATCATCACTATGATTATCATGAATGCCATCATGATCACTCTCATGCTTACCGTGATCACCATTATGATCTTCATGAGCACCATCATGATCATCATCATTGCCTTCAGGATCATCATGATTGACATCATGATCATCATAATCAATATCgtgatatttataatcatcatCGTGATCATCATTATGATTGACATAATCACCATCATGATCATCATGATCACCATTATGATTATCATAATCATCTCGTTCATCATTATGATCATCAAGATCATCATGACCATCATGATCATCGTCGTAATCATCATGATCACCATCAAGATCATTATGATAATCGTGACCACCATGATGATCACCATGATCACCATCAAAATCACGATCATGATCACCATCATAATCACAATCATGATCACTATCATGATCACGATAATGGTCGACATCATCATCACGATCATGATTACCAGCATGATTATGATCATGATCACTATCAGGATCACTATCGTGATCATCAGGATCATCATCGTGACTATCACGATTATCATCACAATCATTATTATCCATATGATGATCGGCACCATGAATACCATCATGATCACGATCATGATCACCATCATGATCATCACGATCaccatcattatcatcatgaTCACCATCATGATCATAACAATCGCGTTATATTATGTCCCAACAATTGTTATCATATTGTTTCATTTAAGCTTGTCATCCGACTGAGGATGTCAAGTGATGTTTATTAGTTgggctattattatttaatttattatccgatACTAAAGTTGTAAATGAATAGTtcacatatttaattaattagttaggtatcattcagatgtccaggaattgttttttatattttatatttttaatttaagtaaggcccagggttgacaaaagtaattaaaataaaaattaagggcgacggtggtgccaCGTGTGCgtcgaccaacaggtggaggtttagataattaagtcagaaagatacggacgAGCATCGTGTATAGACGCTCAACTTATTGTGCAGtcattatttagttattaatacGATTATAGTTATTGTTTAGCCATAattcaccgggtgaattaaTTCAGATTATTGATACTATTTTGCTGATTCTTGCTgcttttgagtaagtactttgtatttctgttcgctggataatatttttcatttgataacctcccccggtagttgttggtcgccgcggagaaaattatttatttgtatttattatttatttattgaatgatacacgagagaattattattaattatcatttaatattatttcgtatgttggtgaaaatatttggtaatcatatatatatatatatatattgataaagcgTACGCAACGTCGTAAAACGCTGCCggtacacacatatatatatatatatatacattggtAGCATATATAGCTATACAACACACGCAGTACTTGAAAATTCCTCAAGTCTGATctcatgatttaattatttactcgaactatttgaaatatttttttttggttctcactagaattattattattataaattattaccattgtctaatagtattattgttttattttataatatttaaagaaagtaaataatttattatttttgattgatGTACCCCAGTGgttagaaaattattgaagtattatttttatattgcaattattaatttatttccacaTGTATAAATTAGTATGTGGgtaaagattattatttttgagtatgagtgagaattaaaaataccGTATCTTTTTCTCTCCCACGAGTGGTgggaaatatatatgaaaagaaatattatattaatattatttattttctgggAAAAAGTTAAGTGAAATAAttggtttcttttatttaatattgaaattaacagtgttaattaaatttaattatatttatcttgggttgaatttatgtaatgttatttttttttttataaccaccgagtgtcattattgtggttaatttaacaaaaactatttattgtaaaatattattaattatattgattattgtttaaaattaaaatacggaaactaacggctgtcggggaaaatttaatatttattttccctggatcttttcctactgcttatttcatttttctgatcttatttattatttgtaatataattatttattatatatttactatttttctttttcttattattattcattttatttatttttctcaattgtttgtccgctttgtcgtgagtcacttgctcggattttccctcgcagatttccccctgaattgaattttgtccgttttaggataaacggtctggcgcctgcgtgcactaacccagcctgaggagctggttcaggcacaccAAGAgtttaaaatctattatttattttaatctgaggggattatttataattttattattgtttgatatttaaactcatttattagtaattatttattattattattttaacacgtgggtgaccgcatacgaTTTACCGGTtgatccgcgtctccgtcgcggaaattaattacggtttacgttataaaataattagaatagtaattaagggcgacggtggcGCCGGGtgggcgacgaccaacaggcgGTGTTCGGGAAAATTAAGTTGGAAAGATACGGGCTAGCATTGTGTGCGGACGCTGTCCTTTATACAACAGtgcatttatattttgtattctaaaaaaaaaaggataatt comes from Microplitis demolitor isolate Queensland-Clemson2020A chromosome 8, iyMicDemo2.1a, whole genome shotgun sequence and encodes:
- the LOC106694173 gene encoding serine-aspartate repeat-containing protein F-like, giving the protein MDNNDCDDNRDSHDDDPDDHDSDPDSDHDHNHAGNHDRDDDVDHYRDHDSDHDCDYDGDHDRDFDGDHGDHHGGHDYHNDLDGDHDDYDDDHDGHDDLDDHNDERDDYDNHNGDHDDHDGDYVNHNDDHDDDYKYHDIDYDDHDVNHDDPEGNDDDHDGAHEDHNGDHGKHESDHDGIHDNHSDDHHSDYDDRDVDHDDHNNDHDRDDDPDHHDGDHDDHDSDYDVDPDSDHDHNHAGNHDRDHDGDHYPDYDGDHDWANDGNHYRDHDGVHDDYDGDHDNHGGDHSDHHGDHDHHNDLDGD
- the LOC103578715 gene encoding uncharacterized protein DDB_G0290685-like encodes the protein MYRGSLASYRRFHSDSDHDNHIGDHDGDHDDYDNHRNNHGGDHGDHHSDYEDRDDRDDDQDDRDDDHDDHNCDYDDHDSDHDYHSGDHGDHHNDHDENDVDRDDHDIHDGDHNDRDCDYDDHDNHDSDHDNHDSDHDADHDGDHDDYDRYHDEPDGDYKYHNSYHGDHHDVDDDRDGDHDVLDRDRDGDHDGHDGVHVDYNVDYVAHNVDNDDHDVDYDGDYNDHDGDYDDYDVDHNDKDGDHDSNNDLNESGHDSDRVGDHVGKHDDRDVVHDSDHNDHDGNHDDHDGDHDGDHDDHGNDHDSEHGDHDIDHDDHDRDYDYHSRDHGDRHDVHDDRGGSHNDHDESDGDRDDHDSDNDLNKGDHDSDRVGDHVGNHDDCDVVHDGDHNDRDCDYDDHDGDHNHNDGDHDDHDNHHSNHGDHDADHDGDHDDHDSYHDEPDGDYKYHSSDHGYHYDVDDGRYRDDHDGDHGDHDDYDSDHDNYSGDHGDHHGDHDNRDGDHNDLDDREGNHDDHNGDHDDLDGDHDHYDDDCNRVSFNLVKFSTFIN